One window of Channa argus isolate prfri chromosome 4, Channa argus male v1.0, whole genome shotgun sequence genomic DNA carries:
- the mob2a gene encoding MOB kinase activator 2a isoform X6, with protein MRFKRNGSYTLNRKSKTKPNGKKPPAEEKKQYLEPEFTKIRVVDFDLKELVVLPREIDLNEWLASNTTTFFNLINLQYSTISEFCTGDTCQAMTACNTIYYWYDEKGKKTKCTAPQYVDFVMSLCQKLVTDEEIFPTKYGKEFPNSFESLVKKICRYLFHVLAHLYWAHFKETVALDLQGHLNTLYAHFIVFVREFNLVDPKETCIMDDLSEILCTPAPLPAPLPASSAPTSSPSPSSQNHVTER; from the exons GAAGTCAAAGACAAAGCCAAATGGAAAGAAGCCTCCAGCAGAAGAGAAGAAGCAATACCTGGAGCCAGAGTTCACTAAAATCCGTGTGGTAGACTTTGACCTTAAGGAGCTGGTGGTGCTCCCCAGAGAGATAGACCTCAACGAATGGCTAGCCAGCAACA CGACAACATTTTTCAACCTTATCAACCTGCAGTACAGCACTATTTCAGAGTTCTGCACTGGGGACACCTGTCAAGCCATGACAGCTTGCAACAC aaTATACTACTGGTATGACGAGAAGGGGAAGAAGACAAAGTGCACTGCTCCACAATATGTCGACTTTGTAATGAGTCTTTGTCAGAAACTGGTCACAGATGAGGAAATTTTTCCTACAAAATATG GCAAAGAGTTCCCCAATTCTTTTGAGTCCTTGGTAAAGAAGATCTGCCGGTACCTGTTCCACGTGCTGGCTCACCTCTACTGGGCGCACTTTAAAGAGACGGTGGCTCTGGACCTGCAGGGTCACTTGAACACTCTGTATGCACATTTCATCGTTTTTGTAAGGGAATTCAACTTGGTCGACCCCAAGGAAACCTGTATCATGGACGACCTGTCCGAAATCCTCTGCACACCCGCCCCACTGCCCGCACCTCTCCCGGCCTCCTCCGCCCCAACCTCATCGCCCTCCCCCTCTTCACAAAACCATGTAACAGAGAGATGA
- the mob2a gene encoding MOB kinase activator 2a isoform X4 gives MGVLVCCDCFFYRKSKTKPNGKKPPAEEKKQYLEPEFTKIRVVDFDLKELVVLPREIDLNEWLASNTTTFFNLINLQYSTISEFCTGDTCQAMTACNTIYYWYDEKGKKTKCTAPQYVDFVMSLCQKLVTDEEIFPTKYGKEFPNSFESLVKKICRYLFHVLAHLYWAHFKETVALDLQGHLNTLYAHFIVFVREFNLVDPKETCIMDDLSEILCTPAPLPAPLPASSAPTSSPSPSSQNHVTER, from the exons GAAGTCAAAGACAAAGCCAAATGGAAAGAAGCCTCCAGCAGAAGAGAAGAAGCAATACCTGGAGCCAGAGTTCACTAAAATCCGTGTGGTAGACTTTGACCTTAAGGAGCTGGTGGTGCTCCCCAGAGAGATAGACCTCAACGAATGGCTAGCCAGCAACA CGACAACATTTTTCAACCTTATCAACCTGCAGTACAGCACTATTTCAGAGTTCTGCACTGGGGACACCTGTCAAGCCATGACAGCTTGCAACAC aaTATACTACTGGTATGACGAGAAGGGGAAGAAGACAAAGTGCACTGCTCCACAATATGTCGACTTTGTAATGAGTCTTTGTCAGAAACTGGTCACAGATGAGGAAATTTTTCCTACAAAATATG GCAAAGAGTTCCCCAATTCTTTTGAGTCCTTGGTAAAGAAGATCTGCCGGTACCTGTTCCACGTGCTGGCTCACCTCTACTGGGCGCACTTTAAAGAGACGGTGGCTCTGGACCTGCAGGGTCACTTGAACACTCTGTATGCACATTTCATCGTTTTTGTAAGGGAATTCAACTTGGTCGACCCCAAGGAAACCTGTATCATGGACGACCTGTCCGAAATCCTCTGCACACCCGCCCCACTGCCCGCACCTCTCCCGGCCTCCTCCGCCCCAACCTCATCGCCCTCCCCCTCTTCACAAAACCATGTAACAGAGAGATGA
- the mob2a gene encoding MOB kinase activator 2a isoform X3, with amino-acid sequence MHSQRNSKNGLSCKMVLQAVGKVLRKSKTKPNGKKPPAEEKKQYLEPEFTKIRVVDFDLKELVVLPREIDLNEWLASNTTTFFNLINLQYSTISEFCTGDTCQAMTACNTIYYWYDEKGKKTKCTAPQYVDFVMSLCQKLVTDEEIFPTKYGKEFPNSFESLVKKICRYLFHVLAHLYWAHFKETVALDLQGHLNTLYAHFIVFVREFNLVDPKETCIMDDLSEILCTPAPLPAPLPASSAPTSSPSPSSQNHVTER; translated from the exons GAAGTCAAAGACAAAGCCAAATGGAAAGAAGCCTCCAGCAGAAGAGAAGAAGCAATACCTGGAGCCAGAGTTCACTAAAATCCGTGTGGTAGACTTTGACCTTAAGGAGCTGGTGGTGCTCCCCAGAGAGATAGACCTCAACGAATGGCTAGCCAGCAACA CGACAACATTTTTCAACCTTATCAACCTGCAGTACAGCACTATTTCAGAGTTCTGCACTGGGGACACCTGTCAAGCCATGACAGCTTGCAACAC aaTATACTACTGGTATGACGAGAAGGGGAAGAAGACAAAGTGCACTGCTCCACAATATGTCGACTTTGTAATGAGTCTTTGTCAGAAACTGGTCACAGATGAGGAAATTTTTCCTACAAAATATG GCAAAGAGTTCCCCAATTCTTTTGAGTCCTTGGTAAAGAAGATCTGCCGGTACCTGTTCCACGTGCTGGCTCACCTCTACTGGGCGCACTTTAAAGAGACGGTGGCTCTGGACCTGCAGGGTCACTTGAACACTCTGTATGCACATTTCATCGTTTTTGTAAGGGAATTCAACTTGGTCGACCCCAAGGAAACCTGTATCATGGACGACCTGTCCGAAATCCTCTGCACACCCGCCCCACTGCCCGCACCTCTCCCGGCCTCCTCCGCCCCAACCTCATCGCCCTCCCCCTCTTCACAAAACCATGTAACAGAGAGATGA
- the kcnj11 gene encoding ATP-sensitive inward rectifier potassium channel 11 — MLSRKGLIPEDYLLTRLAEDVLQPKFKAKPGKARFIGKSGTCNVAHTNIREQGRFLQDVFTTLVDLKWLYTLIIFTMSFLCSWLLFGMVWWLVAFAHGDLDQKDDDFVPCVTDIHSFSSAFLFSIEVQVTIGFGGRMITEECVSAIIILIVQNIVGLVINAIMLGCIFMKTAQANRRAETLIFSKHAVISVRKNKLCFMMRIGDLRKSMIISATVRMQVVKRTATEEGEVVPLDQIDIHMDNPVGTNGIFLVSPLIICHVIDKDSPLYELSASDLLHEHIEVIVVLEGVVETTGITTQARTSYVSEEILWGQRFVPTVSEEDGMYAVDYSKFGNTVKVPTPNCSAKKLDEAGGIARFKLYDGATLEAAVRRRRVSTLIRKSRIES; from the coding sequence ATGTTGTCCAGGAAAGGACTCATTCCTGAGGATTACTTGCTGACACGTTTGGCTGAGGATGTCCTGCAGCCCAAGTTCAAGGCGAAACCGGGGAAAGCTCGGTTCATCGGCAAGAGCGGCACCTGCAATGTGGCGCACACAAACATCCGAGAACAGGGTCGATTCCTGCAGGACGTCTTCACCACTCTCGTGGACTTAAAATGGCTCTACACGCTCATCATTTTCACCATGTCTTTCCTGTGCAGTTGGCTTCTTTTCGGGATGGTTTGGTGGCTCGTTGCCTTTGCGCACGGCGACTTGGACCAGAAAGATGACGACTTTGTCCCGTGCGTAACGGACATTCACTCCTTCTCCTCAGCTTTCCTCTTTTCTATAGAGGTCCAGGTGACCATTGGCTTCGGGGGCCGGATGATCACGGAGGAATGCGTCTCCGCCATCATCATCCTGATCGTGCAGAACATCGTCGGACTGGTCATCAACGCCATCATGCTTGGCTGCATCTTTATGAAAACTGCGCAGGCCAACCGGCGCGCAGAGACGCTCATATTTAGCAAGCACGCCGTCATCTCCGTCCGAAAGAACAAGCTGTGTTTTATGATGCGCATCGGGGACCTGAGGAAAAGCATGATCATCAGCGCCACTGTGCGGATGCAGGTGGTTAAAAGAACCGCCACCGAAGAGGGCGAGGTGGTGCCTCTGGACCAGATCGACATCCACATGGATAACCCCGTGGGCACCAACGGTATCTTTCTGGTGTCCCCCCTCATAATCTGCCACGTGATCGACAAGGATAGCCCTTTGTATGAGCTGTCGGCCTCTGACCTGCTGCACGAGCACATCGAAGTCATCGTTGTGCTGGAGGGGGTGGTGGAGACCACTGGCATCACCACGCAGGCCAGGACCTCGTACGTGTCGGAGGAAATCCTGTGGGGGCAACGCTTCGTGCCCACAGTCTCCGAGGAGGACGGGATGTACGCAGTGGACTACTCCAAGTTCGGTAACACCGTGAAGGTCCCGACACCGAACTGCAGCGCCAAGAAGCTGGATGAAGCAGGCGGCATCGCTCGGTTTAAACTGTATGACGGCGCCACCTTGGAGGCGGCTGTGAGAAGGCGGCGGGTGTCAACGCTGATCCGCAAGTCCCGGATCGAAAGCTAG
- the mob2a gene encoding MOB kinase activator 2a isoform X5 has translation MDWLMGKSKTKPNGKKPPAEEKKQYLEPEFTKIRVVDFDLKELVVLPREIDLNEWLASNTTTFFNLINLQYSTISEFCTGDTCQAMTACNTIYYWYDEKGKKTKCTAPQYVDFVMSLCQKLVTDEEIFPTKYGKEFPNSFESLVKKICRYLFHVLAHLYWAHFKETVALDLQGHLNTLYAHFIVFVREFNLVDPKETCIMDDLSEILCTPAPLPAPLPASSAPTSSPSPSSQNHVTER, from the exons GAAGTCAAAGACAAAGCCAAATGGAAAGAAGCCTCCAGCAGAAGAGAAGAAGCAATACCTGGAGCCAGAGTTCACTAAAATCCGTGTGGTAGACTTTGACCTTAAGGAGCTGGTGGTGCTCCCCAGAGAGATAGACCTCAACGAATGGCTAGCCAGCAACA CGACAACATTTTTCAACCTTATCAACCTGCAGTACAGCACTATTTCAGAGTTCTGCACTGGGGACACCTGTCAAGCCATGACAGCTTGCAACAC aaTATACTACTGGTATGACGAGAAGGGGAAGAAGACAAAGTGCACTGCTCCACAATATGTCGACTTTGTAATGAGTCTTTGTCAGAAACTGGTCACAGATGAGGAAATTTTTCCTACAAAATATG GCAAAGAGTTCCCCAATTCTTTTGAGTCCTTGGTAAAGAAGATCTGCCGGTACCTGTTCCACGTGCTGGCTCACCTCTACTGGGCGCACTTTAAAGAGACGGTGGCTCTGGACCTGCAGGGTCACTTGAACACTCTGTATGCACATTTCATCGTTTTTGTAAGGGAATTCAACTTGGTCGACCCCAAGGAAACCTGTATCATGGACGACCTGTCCGAAATCCTCTGCACACCCGCCCCACTGCCCGCACCTCTCCCGGCCTCCTCCGCCCCAACCTCATCGCCCTCCCCCTCTTCACAAAACCATGTAACAGAGAGATGA